One segment of Streptomyces sp. YIM 121038 DNA contains the following:
- a CDS encoding GAF and ANTAR domain-containing protein yields MDWARFGQQMAGMARDLLAQTSVDGTLRRITASATELVQGCDAAGILVLHGADVETLAPTHQLVVDSDRLQERVREGPCFDAARSSLGAQVFRIADFSREQPRWPAYAPRAHRLGVGSMMGFLLFTEDTDLGALNLYSHEPGAFTEASELAGWLLASHAAVALSSARTHAQMEQAVATRHVIGEAMGILMGSHRLTEEQAFDVLRRYSQENNVKLREVARLVCEGGTL; encoded by the coding sequence ATGGACTGGGCCCGGTTCGGACAGCAGATGGCGGGCATGGCGCGGGACCTCCTGGCGCAGACGTCGGTCGACGGCACCCTGCGGCGGATCACCGCGTCGGCCACCGAGCTGGTGCAGGGCTGCGACGCGGCGGGCATCCTCGTCCTGCACGGCGCGGACGTGGAGACGCTCGCACCCACCCACCAGCTGGTCGTGGACAGCGATCGGCTCCAGGAGCGGGTGCGGGAAGGGCCGTGCTTCGACGCCGCCCGCAGCTCCCTCGGCGCCCAGGTCTTCCGCATCGCGGACTTCAGCCGGGAACAGCCGCGGTGGCCCGCCTACGCCCCGCGGGCCCACCGGCTCGGCGTGGGCAGCATGATGGGCTTCCTGCTGTTCACCGAGGACACGGACCTCGGCGCGCTGAACCTCTACTCCCACGAGCCCGGCGCCTTCACCGAGGCCAGCGAGCTGGCCGGCTGGCTCCTCGCCTCCCACGCGGCGGTGGCCCTCTCCAGCGCCCGTACCCACGCCCAGATGGAGCAGGCCGTCGCCACCCGCCACGTCATCGGCGAGGCCATGGGCATCCTCATGGGCAGCCACCGCCTCACCGAGGAGCAGGCCTTCGACGTGCTGCGCCGCTACTCCCAGGAGAACAACGTCAAGCTCCGCGAGGTCGCCCGGCTCGTCTGCGAAGGCGGCACCCTGTGA
- a CDS encoding DNA alkylation repair protein: MAELAALEDPKTRAVNERHGDDHGVNLGRLRALAKRLKTQHELATGLWATDDTAARLLALLICRPKAFTRDELDAMVRAARAPKVHDWLVNYVVKKNPHAEELRLAWSADTDPVVASAGWALTTERVAKKPAGLDLAGLLDVIEAEMKDAPDRLQWAMNHCLAQIGIEHPGHRARAIAIGERLGVLKDYPTSPGCTSPFAPVWITEMVRRREGEPTA, from the coding sequence ATGGCCGAGCTGGCCGCGCTGGAGGACCCGAAGACGCGCGCGGTGAACGAGAGGCACGGCGACGACCACGGGGTGAACCTCGGCAGACTGCGGGCGCTCGCGAAGCGCCTCAAGACCCAGCACGAACTCGCGACCGGCCTCTGGGCCACGGACGACACCGCGGCGCGGCTGCTCGCGCTCCTGATCTGCCGCCCGAAGGCCTTCACGCGCGACGAGCTGGACGCCATGGTGCGCGCGGCGCGCGCACCGAAGGTGCACGACTGGCTCGTGAACTACGTGGTGAAGAAGAACCCGCACGCCGAAGAGCTGCGGCTGGCCTGGTCCGCCGACACCGACCCCGTGGTCGCGAGCGCGGGCTGGGCGCTGACCACCGAACGCGTGGCGAAGAAGCCCGCGGGCCTCGACCTCGCGGGACTCCTCGACGTCATCGAGGCGGAGATGAAGGACGCCCCCGACCGCCTGCAGTGGGCGATGAACCACTGCCTGGCCCAGATCGGCATCGAGCACCCCGGCCACCGCGCCCGCGCGATCGCCATCGGCGAGCGCCTGGGAGTGCTGAAGGACTACCCCACGTCCCCCGGCTGCACGTCTCCGTTCGCACCCGTCTGGATCACCGAGATGGTCCGCCGCCGAGAGGGCGAGCCGACGGCCTGA
- a CDS encoding aromatic ring-hydroxylating dioxygenase subunit alpha → MLRDGLPSPVGPPDPLDSLLDELARVSTLPLERGETLPARAYTSDSFHAWERERVFRGDWLCVGHVSQVARPGDYLRTDVLGEPLVITRDESGGLHALSRVCRHRFMDVLPPETTPEQGTLKRLTCPYHTWTYRLNGEYAGQLAGAPLMNEVDFDRAACRLPRHRLEVWNGLLMVNADPGAPALGPRLTRLDAVLAPYRIADLVVAYTARWENVPANWKVAFENGSENYHHMGTHAATLEPVVPGKDTVVEECDGRGFSMFTPFADEPPGEPTAEPGAEPTVEPGADGEPRVGTLIPGLGARQSSGMTVAGLFPNLVLALVPDSVTFLRWIPTGPATHDALATVLVPADAADQPDYAAYVAASRRQLELIQEEDLVAIRGVQRGLAAEPGPSGGRFSHLERPLWQFQRYLADRLVDRSAAPPQAGATAAAGQRGNQ, encoded by the coding sequence ATGCTGCGCGACGGACTCCCTTCCCCCGTCGGTCCCCCCGATCCCCTCGATTCCCTCCTCGACGAACTGGCCCGCGTCTCGACGCTTCCGCTGGAGCGCGGCGAGACCCTTCCGGCCCGGGCCTACACCAGCGACTCCTTCCACGCGTGGGAGCGGGAGCGCGTCTTCCGCGGCGACTGGCTGTGCGTCGGCCACGTCAGCCAGGTCGCGCGACCCGGTGACTATCTGCGTACGGACGTCCTCGGCGAGCCCCTGGTGATCACGCGGGACGAGAGCGGCGGCCTGCACGCGCTCTCGCGGGTGTGCCGCCACCGCTTCATGGACGTGCTGCCACCCGAGACCACCCCCGAGCAGGGCACGCTCAAGCGGCTCACCTGCCCGTACCACACGTGGACGTACCGGCTGAACGGCGAGTACGCCGGGCAGTTGGCCGGGGCGCCGCTGATGAACGAGGTCGACTTCGACCGTGCCGCGTGCCGACTCCCCCGCCACCGCCTGGAGGTGTGGAACGGGCTGCTCATGGTCAACGCCGACCCCGGCGCACCGGCGCTCGGGCCGCGGCTGACCCGGCTCGACGCCGTGCTCGCGCCGTACCGCATCGCGGATCTCGTCGTCGCGTACACGGCGCGCTGGGAGAACGTCCCGGCGAACTGGAAGGTGGCCTTCGAGAACGGCTCGGAGAACTACCACCACATGGGCACGCACGCGGCCACCCTGGAGCCGGTCGTGCCCGGCAAGGACACCGTCGTCGAGGAGTGCGACGGGCGCGGCTTCAGCATGTTCACGCCGTTCGCCGACGAACCGCCCGGGGAGCCGACCGCCGAACCGGGCGCGGAGCCGACCGTGGAGCCGGGGGCGGACGGCGAGCCACGGGTCGGCACGCTCATCCCCGGGCTCGGCGCCCGGCAGTCGTCCGGGATGACGGTCGCGGGCCTCTTCCCGAACCTGGTCCTCGCCCTCGTACCGGACAGCGTCACGTTCCTGCGCTGGATTCCGACGGGTCCGGCCACCCATGACGCGCTCGCGACCGTGCTGGTTCCGGCCGACGCCGCCGACCAGCCGGACTACGCGGCGTATGTGGCCGCGTCGCGGCGGCAGTTGGAGCTCATCCAGGAGGAGGACCTGGTGGCCATCCGCGGCGTCCAGCGCGGTCTGGCCGCCGAACCGGGCCCGTCCGGCGGGCGGTTCTCGCATCTGGAGCGCCCGCTGTGGCAGTTCCAGCGGTACTTGGCCGACCGGCTGGTGGACCGCTCGGCGGCGCCGCCCCAGGCCGGTGCCACAGCTGCGGCAGGGCAGCGGGGAAACCAGTAG
- a CDS encoding DUF6299 family protein, translating to MRVRLALGAAANTLLIAGLAAATPAHAGPFDDVAVNGTGTIASDGTITLSGTYRCLSDGSPGPVFVSSTLIQGDESTGIGGTAAVCDGQVREWTNSSKGTGARYEQGDATVRAHLMKLSTKTGLPMPQPLAHEEAPVELS from the coding sequence ATGCGCGTCCGTCTCGCCCTCGGTGCCGCCGCGAACACCCTGCTCATCGCGGGCCTCGCCGCCGCCACGCCCGCCCACGCGGGCCCGTTCGACGACGTGGCCGTCAACGGCACCGGCACGATCGCCTCCGACGGCACCATCACGCTCTCCGGCACGTACCGCTGTCTGTCGGACGGCTCCCCGGGTCCGGTGTTCGTCAGCAGCACCCTCATCCAGGGCGACGAGTCCACCGGCATCGGCGGCACCGCCGCGGTCTGCGACGGCCAGGTCCGCGAGTGGACCAACAGCAGCAAGGGCACCGGTGCCCGCTACGAGCAGGGTGACGCCACCGTGCGGGCCCACCTGATGAAGCTGTCCACGAAGACCGGTCTGCCGATGCCGCAGCCGCTCGCCCACGAGGAGGCCCCGGTCGAGCTGAGCTAG